From the genome of Callithrix jacchus isolate 240 chromosome 7, calJac240_pri, whole genome shotgun sequence, one region includes:
- the NHLH2 gene encoding helix-loop-helix protein 2 → MMLSPDQAADSDHPSSAHSDPESLGGADAKVLGSVSDLEPVEEAEGDGKGGSRAALYPHPQQLSREEKRRRRRATAKYRSAHATRERIRVEAFNLAFAELRKLLPTLPPDKKLSKIEILRLAICYISYLNHVLDV, encoded by the coding sequence atgatGCTGAGTCCGGACCAAGCCGCAGATTCAGACCATCCCAGCTCGGCGCACTCGGATCCAGAGTCCCTGGGCGGCGCGGACGCCAAGGTGCTGGGCAGCGTGTCGGACTTGGAGCCGGTGGAGGAGGCCGAGGGCGACGGCAAGGGCGGCAGCCGGGCCGCGCTCTACCCGCACCCTCAGCAGCTGAGCCGGGAGGAGAAGCGCCGCCGCAGGCGCGCCACGGCCAAGTACCGCTCGGCCCACGCCACCCGCGAGCGCATCCGCGTGGAGGCCTTCAACCTGGCCTTCGCCGAGCTCCGCAAACTGCTGCCCACGCTGCCCCCCGACAAGAAGCTCTCCAAGATCGAGATCCTGCGCCTGGCCATCTGCTACATCTCCTATCTCAACCACGTCCTGGACGTGTAG